The following proteins are encoded in a genomic region of Pelodictyon phaeoclathratiforme BU-1:
- the ppk1 gene encoding polyphosphate kinase 1, translated as MQTGNKENVKVQAAPDFSDTSLYVNRELSWIYFNQRVLHEALDPEAHPLLDRVKFISIFSSNLDEYFMIRVAGIEDQYEAGIQDRTIDGHTPFEQLEKIRMMVLQQLSERNKCFYHDLVPALQQQGILFLRVSELSVLQQKALSHYFRKEIYPVLTPLAFDTGHPFPFMSNLSLNLAVELEDEESSTLKFARVKVPSILPRLLQLNAIKGFNDDGIIRFIWLEDLVEHNLAQLFPKMKIIQSHLFRLIRDADIEIEEDEAGDLLETIEQGIRSQRYGKVVRLDITPAMPLSVRKLLMKNLEVTERNVYEIDGALGLGCLLDLLKIDRPELKDEPFVPGNRIAEQFNNDIFSAIKAKDQLLYHPYDSFQPVVDFISQAAIDPDVLSIKQTLYRVGSNSPIVQALMKAAEEGKQVAVLVELKARFDEENNIVWARALEDVGAHVAYGLPGLKTHAKLTLIVRREQQKLKRYLHLGTGNYNPATGKIYTDYSLFTANEQLANDVAELFNALTGYSKHTEYRKLLVSPINTRKRIIEMIDREIEWNRKESKGRIIMKMNALVDAKTIRALYRASCEGVKIDLIIRGICCLKPGIPGVSENIRVISVIGRFLEHSRAYFFQNGGKGELYLGSADIMPRNLDDRVETLFPVFDKAFIQVVKSDLDLILSDNVKAWQMNAEGIYSKISNDAPEVDSQALFLSRATLKKKAL; from the coding sequence ATGCAAACTGGAAATAAAGAAAATGTCAAGGTGCAAGCTGCTCCGGATTTTTCGGACACCTCCCTGTATGTCAACAGGGAGTTGAGCTGGATCTATTTTAACCAGCGAGTACTTCATGAGGCGCTTGATCCTGAAGCTCACCCACTTCTTGATCGGGTAAAATTCATCTCGATTTTTAGTTCAAATCTTGACGAATATTTCATGATTCGAGTTGCCGGTATTGAGGATCAGTATGAGGCGGGTATTCAGGATCGAACGATCGATGGCCATACTCCCTTTGAACAGCTCGAAAAAATCCGGATGATGGTTCTGCAGCAGTTGAGTGAGAGAAACAAGTGTTTTTATCACGATCTGGTGCCAGCATTGCAACAGCAGGGTATCCTCTTCCTTAGGGTTTCCGAACTCTCCGTACTCCAGCAGAAAGCTTTGAGTCACTATTTTCGCAAGGAGATCTATCCGGTACTCACTCCGCTGGCTTTTGATACCGGTCATCCCTTTCCATTCATGTCGAACCTCTCCCTGAACCTTGCTGTTGAACTGGAGGACGAAGAAAGCAGCACATTGAAGTTTGCTCGTGTAAAGGTGCCGAGCATTCTTCCCCGACTGTTGCAGCTTAATGCAATCAAGGGTTTTAATGATGACGGGATCATACGTTTTATCTGGCTGGAGGATCTCGTTGAACACAATCTTGCTCAGTTATTTCCAAAAATGAAGATTATTCAATCGCATCTTTTCAGATTGATTCGCGATGCTGATATCGAAATTGAGGAAGATGAGGCGGGTGATTTGCTTGAAACCATCGAACAGGGAATCCGCTCACAACGCTACGGGAAAGTCGTACGACTCGACATTACTCCTGCCATGCCTCTTTCGGTCAGAAAACTTCTCATGAAAAACCTGGAAGTCACCGAGCGAAACGTTTATGAAATAGATGGGGCTCTTGGATTAGGGTGCCTTCTGGATCTTCTGAAGATCGATAGACCAGAGCTGAAAGATGAACCTTTTGTGCCCGGTAACCGTATTGCAGAGCAGTTTAATAACGATATTTTCAGCGCCATAAAAGCAAAAGATCAGTTACTCTATCATCCCTACGACTCCTTTCAGCCTGTTGTGGATTTTATCAGTCAGGCGGCAATTGATCCCGATGTACTCTCAATAAAGCAGACACTTTACAGGGTCGGAAGTAATTCGCCTATTGTCCAGGCGTTGATGAAAGCTGCTGAAGAGGGCAAGCAAGTTGCCGTACTCGTTGAACTCAAGGCAAGATTTGATGAAGAGAACAACATCGTCTGGGCCCGGGCGCTGGAAGATGTCGGGGCGCATGTTGCCTACGGTTTGCCGGGATTGAAAACCCATGCAAAGCTTACCCTGATTGTTCGTCGTGAACAGCAGAAGCTGAAAAGGTACCTGCATCTTGGTACAGGTAATTACAACCCCGCAACCGGAAAGATCTATACTGATTACAGCCTGTTTACGGCGAATGAGCAACTTGCAAACGATGTTGCGGAACTCTTCAACGCTTTGACCGGATATTCAAAACATACCGAATATCGAAAACTGCTCGTCTCGCCGATCAATACCAGAAAACGGATAATCGAGATGATTGACAGGGAGATCGAGTGGAACAGGAAGGAGAGTAAAGGGAGAATCATCATGAAGATGAATGCTCTCGTGGATGCCAAAACCATTCGAGCGCTCTACCGGGCCTCCTGCGAAGGGGTCAAGATTGATCTCATCATCCGTGGAATCTGTTGCCTGAAGCCCGGAATTCCGGGAGTCAGCGAGAATATCAGGGTTATCAGTGTTATCGGACGTTTTCTTGAACATAGCAGAGCCTACTTCTTCCAAAATGGCGGGAAAGGAGAATTATATCTTGGAAGCGCTGATATCATGCCAAGAAACCTTGATGATCGGGTTGAAACGCTTTTTCCGGTATTCGACAAGGCGTTCATTCAGGTTGTCAAATCTGATCTTGACCTGATTCTGAGTGATAATGTGAAAGCGTGGCAGATGAACGCCGAAGGCATTTACTCAAAGATCAGCAACGATGCGCCGGAAGTCGACAGTCAGGCACTGTTTTTATCGAGGGCTACACTGAAAAAAAAGGCACTATAA
- a CDS encoding CBS domain-containing protein: MQKRGLEFAPVLHDGKIVAMASIMDLLPSEQSTMTNGVLLRELKLERVGSIGLHEHVFDIFSRIGTFSSPLIAVSEEEGRYIGVIEKTLLLERIAAIFHLGEEAVTLELNVPSFELKLSEVIAAFEKNDATVLSFGMYSATPEGEGMVIAFRLQTHDLFRLVKNLEKYGYSIRYTSTFFREKDDEMREKALEFIHFMDM, translated from the coding sequence ATGCAAAAAAGAGGTCTTGAGTTTGCACCGGTACTGCATGATGGAAAAATCGTGGCAATGGCGAGCATTATGGACCTTTTACCCTCAGAGCAGTCAACAATGACAAACGGAGTGCTTCTGAGGGAGCTCAAGCTTGAAAGAGTTGGGAGTATCGGACTTCATGAGCATGTGTTCGATATCTTTTCACGGATTGGTACCTTTTCATCTCCTCTGATCGCGGTATCAGAAGAGGAGGGAAGGTACATCGGTGTGATTGAAAAAACGCTCCTTCTTGAGCGTATTGCCGCTATTTTTCATTTGGGCGAAGAGGCGGTAACCCTTGAGCTGAATGTTCCATCCTTTGAACTGAAACTCTCCGAGGTTATTGCCGCATTTGAAAAAAATGATGCGACTGTGCTGAGTTTTGGTATGTACTCCGCAACTCCGGAAGGTGAGGGAATGGTTATCGCCTTCAGGCTTCAGACACATGATCTCTTTCGGCTTGTTAAAAATCTGGAAAAATATGGCTATTCCATTCGCTACACATCAACATTTTTCAGGGAAAAAGATGATGAGATGAGAGAAAAAGCTCTTGAATTTATTCATTTTATGGACATGTAG
- a CDS encoding class II fructose-bisphosphate aldolase has product MEKNKISYKELGLCNSRELFSKAVTGGYAIPAYNFNNLEQMQAIILACAETKSPVILQVSKGARSYANETLLRYLAQGAVAYAAELGSPIPIVLHLDHGDSFELCKDCIDSGFSSVMIDGSHLSYEDNIELTKKVVAYAHQFDVTVEGELGVLAGIEDEVSAAHHTYTQPEEVEDFVSKTGVDSLAISIGTSHGAFKFKPGEDPKIRLDILTEIEHRIPGFPIVLHGSSSVPQDLVKTINEHGGKLKDAIGISEDQLRLAAKSAVCKINIDSDGRLAMTAAIRKVLDEKPEEFDPRKYLGPARDALKKLYVHKIINVLGSDGKA; this is encoded by the coding sequence ATGGAAAAGAACAAAATCAGTTACAAAGAACTCGGGCTCTGCAACAGTCGGGAACTTTTCAGTAAAGCAGTAACAGGCGGCTACGCAATCCCTGCATATAACTTCAATAATCTTGAGCAGATGCAGGCAATTATCCTCGCCTGTGCTGAAACCAAATCTCCCGTCATCCTGCAGGTTTCGAAGGGTGCAAGAAGCTATGCCAACGAAACCCTGCTTCGTTATCTTGCCCAGGGAGCTGTTGCCTACGCAGCCGAACTTGGCAGCCCGATTCCGATTGTCCTTCATCTTGATCACGGCGACAGCTTTGAACTCTGCAAAGACTGCATCGATTCCGGCTTTTCCTCAGTGATGATTGATGGTTCGCATCTCTCTTATGAGGATAACATTGAACTGACCAAAAAAGTTGTTGCCTATGCTCACCAGTTCGACGTTACCGTAGAGGGTGAACTTGGCGTGCTTGCAGGTATTGAAGATGAGGTTTCCGCCGCACATCACACCTATACCCAGCCGGAAGAGGTTGAGGATTTCGTTTCAAAAACCGGTGTTGACAGTCTTGCTATCTCCATTGGAACTTCACATGGCGCCTTCAAGTTCAAACCGGGCGAAGATCCGAAAATCCGCCTCGATATCCTGACCGAAATTGAACACCGTATTCCCGGATTTCCTATCGTCCTTCATGGTTCCTCTTCTGTGCCACAGGACTTGGTTAAAACCATCAACGAGCACGGCGGAAAACTGAAGGATGCTATCGGCATCAGTGAAGATCAGCTTCGCCTTGCTGCCAAATCAGCGGTCTGCAAAATCAATATTGACTCTGATGGACGTCTTGCCATGACGGCCGCCATCCGTAAAGTGCTTGATGAAAAACCTGAAGAGTTCGATCCGAGAAAATATCTGGGCCCGGCTCGTGATGCTCTCAAGAAACTTTATGTTCACAAGATCATCAACGTTCTCGGCTCTGACGGCAAAGCGTAA
- a CDS encoding 5-formyltetrahydrofolate cyclo-ligase → MNPDRALADEKAALRVEMIARRRLLPEKSRNAKSMAITDYVVSMQEVVNARHIHLYLSIPVLAEVCTTVIVDRLAAMEKELSVPVVRNGELVSALFRKGDTLLPTQFGAEPRGVSLVDESDLDVVLMPLVAFDKRGYRIGYGKGFYDRFLQRLLQQNISPCRIGLSFMLQQVDVVPANSWDEPLDGVVHEEGIIRFNS, encoded by the coding sequence ATGAATCCGGATAGAGCTCTTGCTGATGAGAAAGCAGCATTGAGGGTGGAGATGATTGCCAGAAGGCGATTGCTTCCGGAAAAATCCCGGAATGCAAAGAGCATGGCAATTACTGATTATGTTGTCTCCATGCAGGAGGTTGTCAACGCCCGTCATATTCATCTCTACCTCTCCATTCCGGTTCTGGCTGAAGTGTGTACGACGGTAATTGTTGACCGGCTTGCTGCAATGGAGAAAGAGCTTTCTGTTCCTGTTGTCCGAAATGGAGAGCTTGTTTCGGCCCTTTTTCGGAAAGGTGATACGCTCTTGCCAACTCAATTTGGAGCTGAACCCCGGGGTGTTTCTCTTGTGGATGAATCAGATCTTGATGTTGTGCTGATGCCCCTTGTTGCTTTTGATAAAAGGGGATATCGTATCGGTTATGGAAAAGGGTTTTATGACCGTTTTTTGCAACGGCTTTTACAACAGAACATTTCTCCTTGCCGTATAGGACTATCCTTCATGCTGCAGCAAGTTGACGTTGTTCCTGCAAACTCCTGGGATGAGCCTCTTGATGGAGTTGTGCATGAAGAAGGAATTATTCGATTCAACTCATAA
- the rpiB gene encoding ribose 5-phosphate isomerase B, whose product MKIAVGSDHAGFTFKKTVTDWLERHDYEFDDMGPYNEESVDYPDYARKVAEAVAAQQCDSGILLCGTGIGVSISANKIKGIRAALACNPEFATLARQHNNANIICFSARFTDKATIEQSLHNWFTTDFEGGRHQRRVNKIEPCC is encoded by the coding sequence ATGAAAATTGCAGTTGGAAGCGATCATGCCGGATTTACATTCAAAAAAACTGTTACCGATTGGCTTGAACGCCATGATTATGAATTCGACGACATGGGGCCATATAATGAGGAATCAGTCGATTATCCCGATTATGCCCGCAAAGTTGCCGAGGCTGTAGCAGCTCAGCAGTGCGATTCGGGGATACTGTTGTGCGGAACTGGTATTGGTGTTTCAATTTCAGCCAATAAAATCAAGGGCATCCGGGCGGCTCTTGCCTGTAACCCGGAATTCGCGACACTTGCCCGACAGCATAATAATGCCAATATTATCTGTTTTTCCGCGCGTTTTACCGATAAAGCTACGATTGAACAAAGTCTTCACAACTGGTTTACCACCGATTTTGAAGGGGGAAGGCATCAGCGAAGAGTGAATAAAATCGAACCATGCTGTTAA
- a CDS encoding carboxy terminal-processing peptidase, with product MLGKSLFCFVVALGISLQLRAANPQERASAQTVTLLKPTAEEKEAVRVIGQYLMQKHYRKVPVNDSLSQQIFSRFIDNLDGSKSYFLASDIERLRKSYGNTIDDEFLAGSAHAGFDIYNLFLQRSKEKMRYMKALADKVHLNLSVPETLDLDRKSDPWPLDRSQLIALWNKELKYQWLNLKYSGESNKSIRGELAKNYTSRLNILNRLKPEDAFQAYTYALTTSFDPHTSYFSPDEYQNFQIDLSRSLEGIGAKLQTEGEYTIVHELIPGGPAFKSNTLKKGDKIIGVGQGRALAIVDVFGWRINDVVKLIRGKKGTIVRLKILPASQGGRGPEKIVELLRDKINLQEQAAKKSIIIQKSKKIGVITIPSFYLDFEGQQQNASDYNSTSRDVSRILNELNAEHVDGIVIDLRDNGGGSLEESVSVTGLFIPGGPVVQISDAAGGKVVLKDEDSRVQYSGPLAVLVNRYSASASEIFAAAIQDYGRGVIIGERTFGKGTVQSLIRLSRPNSFIGKKTELGEIKLTMAKFYRISGGSTQHKGVEPDIAMPSMIDMAKIGEDTYTSSLPWSTISPSLYKPTAEVSPEKINLLRQNFLQRSSKNPLYQSYLHDIATLDQIRKKKEISLQDSAIKSETETIKRIEKQWVKEQDPAKDLDKDAVLNQSAAVVGDLAAELEAGNLKAGTLPSPH from the coding sequence ATGCTTGGAAAAAGTCTGTTTTGCTTTGTGGTTGCATTGGGAATTTCCTTGCAGCTTCGGGCTGCAAATCCTCAGGAGCGGGCTTCAGCCCAGACGGTTACTCTTCTCAAACCTACTGCTGAAGAGAAAGAGGCTGTCCGGGTTATCGGTCAATACCTTATGCAGAAACACTATAGAAAGGTACCTGTCAACGATTCCCTTTCTCAGCAGATCTTCAGCCGTTTTATTGACAATCTTGACGGCAGCAAAAGCTACTTTCTGGCAAGTGATATAGAGCGGCTCAGGAAGAGTTATGGCAATACGATTGATGACGAATTTCTTGCTGGCAGTGCACATGCAGGCTTTGACATCTATAACCTGTTTCTTCAGCGTTCAAAAGAGAAAATGCGTTATATGAAGGCATTAGCCGATAAGGTGCATCTCAATTTATCCGTACCGGAAACCCTTGATCTTGACCGCAAGAGTGATCCCTGGCCTCTTGACCGGAGCCAGCTTATCGCTCTGTGGAACAAAGAGCTGAAATACCAGTGGCTCAATTTGAAATATTCAGGAGAGAGCAACAAAAGCATTCGTGGAGAGCTGGCAAAAAACTATACAAGCAGACTGAACATTCTGAACCGCCTGAAGCCGGAAGATGCTTTTCAAGCCTATACCTACGCTCTGACAACGTCATTTGATCCCCATACAAGCTATTTTTCACCAGACGAGTATCAGAATTTTCAGATCGACCTGAGCCGTTCACTTGAGGGAATCGGCGCCAAACTGCAGACAGAAGGGGAGTATACGATTGTTCATGAACTCATTCCGGGGGGGCCGGCATTCAAAAGCAATACCCTGAAAAAAGGGGATAAAATTATCGGCGTCGGTCAGGGGAGAGCCCTTGCAATCGTTGATGTCTTCGGCTGGCGAATCAATGATGTGGTAAAGTTGATTCGGGGGAAAAAGGGCACCATCGTTCGCCTGAAAATTCTTCCGGCCAGCCAGGGTGGGCGTGGGCCGGAAAAAATAGTCGAACTCCTGCGCGACAAAATCAACTTGCAGGAACAGGCAGCAAAGAAAAGCATTATCATACAGAAATCGAAGAAAATCGGAGTCATTACCATCCCCTCCTTTTATCTCGATTTCGAAGGACAGCAACAGAACGCCAGCGATTACAACAGCACCAGTCGCGATGTCAGCCGTATTCTGAACGAACTGAATGCTGAGCATGTGGACGGCATCGTTATTGATCTTCGTGATAATGGCGGTGGCTCGCTTGAAGAGTCTGTGAGTGTTACCGGACTCTTTATTCCAGGCGGACCGGTCGTTCAGATAAGCGACGCTGCAGGTGGAAAAGTGGTACTCAAGGACGAAGACAGTCGGGTACAATATAGTGGGCCACTTGCCGTTCTCGTCAACCGTTACAGCGCCTCTGCATCCGAAATTTTCGCTGCGGCCATTCAGGATTACGGCCGCGGTGTGATCATTGGAGAGAGAACGTTCGGGAAAGGTACCGTTCAAAGCCTGATCAGACTTTCACGGCCAAACTCTTTTATTGGGAAGAAAACTGAACTTGGAGAGATAAAACTTACCATGGCAAAGTTTTACCGGATCTCTGGAGGCAGTACCCAGCACAAGGGTGTCGAGCCTGATATTGCCATGCCCTCCATGATCGATATGGCAAAAATCGGCGAAGATACCTATACCAGCAGTTTGCCATGGAGCACCATCTCGCCATCACTCTACAAACCCACCGCAGAGGTCAGTCCTGAAAAGATCAATCTGCTCCGACAAAATTTTCTGCAGCGCTCATCGAAGAATCCTCTCTATCAGAGTTATCTGCACGATATCGCTACCCTTGACCAGATTCGCAAAAAAAAGGAGATATCGCTTCAGGACTCCGCCATCAAATCAGAAACAGAGACCATTAAACGGATTGAGAAGCAGTGGGTCAAGGAGCAGGATCCTGCAAAAGATCTCGACAAGGATGCCGTGCTCAACCAGTCAGCAGCAGTTGTTGGCGATCTGGCGGCAGAACTTGAGGCAGGGAACCTGAAAGCAGGAACCCTGCCATCACCGCATTAA
- a CDS encoding carboxy terminal-processing peptidase: MLRKKLLLMIVILGSNVPVFAINAKNSVPAVPVVTLKPTAAQEEAGKYISQYLLQNHYRKVSVNDSLSRQILNRYIENLDGSKSYFVASEVESLHHVYGNRIDDEFLSGKANAGFGVYNFFLKRAKEKMRYMRAVADTVHFNFSIPETLDLDRKADPWPADRRQLSELWKKELKYQWFNLKYSGENNKTIRQTLSKSFTNRLNLLNRQKPEDAFQAYTYALTTSFDPHTSYFSPDEYENFQIDMSRSLEGIGAKLQTESEYTVVNEIIAGGPAFKSNLLKKGDKIIGVGQGRSGNITDVSGWRINDVVRLIRGKKGTIVRLKVFPANQGGRGPAKIVLLQRDKVDLLEQAAKKSIIQLNGEKIGVITIPSFYLDFEGQQQNAGNYNSTSRDVTRILNELKNEGVEGLVIDLRDNGGGSLEESVNVTGLFIPNGPVVQISNSTGGKMVLRDEDRRVLYSGPLAVLVNRYSASASEIFAAAIQDYGRGVVIGERTFGKGTVQSIIKLTRPFSFFGKQPDLGQIKLTVAKFYRISGGSTQHKGVLPDIIMPSMIDTALVGEDTYSSSLPWSTLSRSFYRPTADVSPEEITLLRHKQQERSSKNRFYQAYLHDLSILNQIRKKKAVSLQDSAFKSETERIKLIEGLWSADTDSTNGKNRDVLLNQSAAVVSDIIDLKAAQRETVTRTLPSLN; this comes from the coding sequence ATGCTTAGAAAAAAACTGCTTCTCATGATTGTGATATTGGGAAGTAATGTGCCGGTATTTGCAATAAATGCAAAAAATTCCGTTCCTGCTGTGCCGGTTGTAACCCTCAAGCCTACAGCGGCACAGGAGGAAGCTGGCAAATATATCAGTCAATATCTTCTGCAGAACCACTATAGAAAGGTATCAGTCAATGACTCTCTTTCCCGGCAGATACTCAATCGCTATATCGAAAATCTTGACGGAAGCAAAAGTTATTTTGTTGCAAGTGAGGTAGAAAGCCTCCATCATGTTTATGGAAACCGTATTGATGATGAATTTCTTTCCGGCAAGGCAAATGCGGGATTTGGGGTCTATAACTTTTTTCTTAAACGTGCTAAAGAAAAAATGCGGTATATGAGGGCTGTTGCGGATACCGTGCATTTTAATTTTTCAATTCCGGAAACCCTTGACCTTGATCGCAAGGCTGATCCATGGCCTGCCGACCGACGTCAGCTCTCCGAACTATGGAAAAAAGAGCTGAAATATCAATGGTTCAATCTTAAATATTCCGGAGAAAACAACAAAACCATCAGGCAGACACTTTCAAAGAGTTTCACAAACCGATTGAACCTTCTTAACCGTCAAAAGCCGGAAGATGCCTTTCAGGCTTATACCTATGCCTTGACCACATCGTTCGATCCCCATACCAGTTATTTCTCTCCGGATGAGTACGAAAACTTTCAGATCGACATGAGTCGATCCCTTGAGGGAATTGGAGCCAAACTGCAGACAGAGAGCGAGTATACCGTTGTTAATGAGATTATTGCGGGAGGCCCGGCTTTTAAGAGCAATCTCCTGAAAAAAGGGGATAAAATTATTGGTGTCGGGCAAGGGCGGAGTGGGAATATTACTGATGTTTCCGGTTGGAGAATTAATGATGTCGTAAGGCTTATCCGCGGGAAAAAAGGTACCATCGTACGTCTTAAAGTTTTCCCGGCAAATCAGGGTGGACGTGGGCCAGCAAAAATTGTACTCCTCCAGCGAGACAAGGTCGATTTGCTGGAACAGGCGGCAAAGAAAAGTATTATCCAACTCAATGGAGAGAAAATAGGGGTTATTACCATACCCTCATTTTACCTTGATTTTGAAGGTCAGCAACAGAATGCCGGTAATTACAACAGCACAAGTCGTGATGTAACCCGTATTTTGAATGAACTCAAGAATGAAGGTGTCGAGGGTCTTGTGATAGATCTTCGTGACAACGGCGGCGGTTCGCTTGAAGAGTCCGTGAATGTTACGGGACTTTTCATTCCAAATGGCCCTGTTGTGCAGATAAGTAACTCAACCGGCGGCAAAATGGTGCTCAGGGATGAAGACCGCAGAGTTCTTTACAGCGGCCCGCTTGCTGTGTTGGTCAATCGTTACAGCGCATCAGCTTCCGAAATTTTTGCTGCAGCCATACAGGATTATGGGCGTGGAGTTGTTATTGGAGAGAGAACGTTTGGGAAAGGAACGGTTCAAAGCATCATAAAACTGACGAGGCCCTTCTCATTTTTTGGAAAGCAGCCTGATCTTGGTCAAATCAAGCTCACTGTTGCCAAATTTTACAGGATATCCGGGGGCAGCACTCAGCATAAAGGGGTTTTGCCCGATATTATTATGCCCTCCATGATTGACACCGCTCTTGTAGGAGAGGATACCTACAGCAGCAGTTTGCCCTGGAGTACTCTTTCACGATCGTTTTATCGTCCTACAGCAGATGTCAGCCCGGAAGAGATCACTCTGCTTCGTCATAAGCAGCAGGAACGATCATCAAAGAACCGTTTTTATCAGGCCTATCTGCATGACTTGAGTATCCTGAACCAGATTCGCAAAAAAAAGGCGGTCTCACTTCAGGATTCTGCCTTTAAATCGGAAACAGAGCGCATCAAGCTGATTGAAGGATTGTGGAGTGCCGATACTGATTCGACCAACGGCAAGAACAGGGATGTGTTGCTCAACCAGTCGGCAGCAGTTGTTTCCGATATAATAGATCTGAAAGCAGCGCAAAGAGAGACGGTTACGCGGACGTTACCATCACTGAACTGA
- a CDS encoding class I SAM-dependent methyltransferase has product MRKKILFLKKYLNNPQSIGSVIPSSEFLAKAMFKSIKELDDTAVIEIGAGTGAITKHISSLNPLLVEIDQEFCAVLRKNFPHLKTVNSCALEELKKVDERFGLVLSIPLINNPFKSSFIPIVNTLYSKGLLKWCVMYTYGLNNPLDEVDFRSKARKRFVLKNIPPASVWVYS; this is encoded by the coding sequence ATGAGAAAAAAAATTTTGTTTCTTAAAAAATATTTAAATAATCCACAGAGTATTGGCTCCGTCATACCCTCTTCTGAATTTTTGGCAAAAGCCATGTTTAAATCAATCAAAGAGTTGGATGATACGGCTGTTATTGAGATCGGCGCTGGAACCGGAGCAATCACAAAACATATATCAAGCCTGAACCCGTTACTGGTTGAAATCGATCAGGAATTTTGTGCCGTACTACGGAAAAATTTCCCCCATCTGAAGACGGTCAATTCATGTGCGCTGGAGGAGTTAAAAAAAGTTGACGAGCGGTTTGGTCTGGTTCTTTCAATTCCCTTGATCAACAATCCGTTCAAGTCATCATTTATCCCCATTGTTAATACACTCTACAGCAAAGGCCTCCTCAAATGGTGTGTCATGTACACGTATGGCCTCAATAATCCTCTTGATGAAGTTGATTTTCGGAGTAAAGCAAGAAAGCGGTTTGTTTTAAAAAATATTCCACCAGCCTCTGTCTGGGTTTATTCATAA
- a CDS encoding M20 metallopeptidase family protein — MKNEHSAGLSGRIQKRAAEIFAEVVALRRDIHLHPELSYEEVRTTALIADYLLGQGITPESPLLETGVVAMISGEHKSNKGKVVALRADIDALPLNEENQHGFCSLESGKMHACGHDMHTAMLLGAAKILSEMKDELEGDVLLVFQPAEEKAPGGAKPLLDAGLFKRFHPSVIIGQHCFPNVETGKVALCKGSFMAAADELYFTVTGQGGHASAPHKSADPVLAAAHIITAVQHLVSRVVPPHEPAVVSIASIHGGNAPNVIPRQVTMSGTMRTMNEDVRSLLQDKLRQTVEHVARGLGVEGEVEIRKGYPVLFNDLAVTEKAETICGEYLGTENVLASEPLMTAEDFAYYLQECPGSFWQIGTGTLQYEKGNTLHSPTFNPEERALEIGSGLLAYAAVRLLQSI; from the coding sequence ATGAAAAATGAACACTCTGCCGGACTTTCCGGACGGATTCAGAAGCGTGCAGCAGAGATTTTTGCGGAAGTTGTTGCCTTACGGAGGGATATTCACCTCCACCCTGAACTCTCTTATGAAGAGGTAAGGACAACAGCCCTCATTGCAGATTATCTGCTTGGCCAGGGTATTACACCGGAGTCGCCCCTCCTTGAAACCGGTGTTGTTGCCATGATTTCTGGAGAGCACAAATCAAACAAAGGTAAAGTTGTTGCCTTAAGGGCTGATATTGATGCACTTCCCCTTAACGAAGAGAACCAGCACGGCTTTTGTTCCCTTGAATCCGGAAAAATGCATGCATGTGGTCATGACATGCATACCGCAATGCTTCTCGGGGCAGCAAAAATTCTATCGGAGATGAAAGATGAGCTTGAAGGAGATGTGCTCCTTGTTTTTCAGCCAGCCGAAGAAAAAGCCCCGGGTGGTGCAAAACCATTGCTTGATGCCGGTCTTTTCAAGCGCTTCCACCCATCGGTCATTATTGGTCAGCACTGCTTTCCCAATGTTGAAACCGGAAAGGTTGCCCTCTGCAAAGGGAGTTTTATGGCTGCTGCTGACGAATTGTATTTTACCGTTACAGGGCAGGGAGGTCATGCTTCTGCGCCACACAAATCTGCCGACCCTGTTCTGGCTGCAGCTCATATCATTACTGCGGTTCAGCATCTTGTCAGCAGGGTTGTTCCTCCCCATGAACCAGCCGTTGTTTCGATAGCATCCATTCATGGTGGCAATGCGCCCAATGTCATTCCGAGACAGGTAACGATGTCAGGCACCATGAGAACCATGAATGAGGATGTACGATCTCTGCTCCAGGATAAGCTTCGCCAGACAGTCGAGCATGTTGCCCGGGGACTCGGTGTTGAGGGTGAAGTGGAAATCAGGAAGGGCTATCCGGTACTTTTTAACGACCTCGCTGTTACGGAAAAAGCGGAAACTATCTGTGGCGAGTATCTGGGTACGGAAAATGTGCTTGCGAGTGAGCCGCTTATGACCGCAGAGGATTTTGCATACTATCTGCAGGAGTGTCCGGGGAGTTTCTGGCAGATAGGGACAGGAACCCTTCAATACGAAAAGGGAAACACCCTGCACTCGCCAACCTTCAATCCTGAAGAACGAGCTCTTGAAATTGGCAGTGGATTGCTTGCCTATGCAGCAGTACGTCTCCTTCAATCAATATAA